The following proteins are encoded in a genomic region of Brachypodium distachyon strain Bd21 chromosome 1, Brachypodium_distachyon_v3.0, whole genome shotgun sequence:
- the LOC100830901 gene encoding bromodomain-containing protein DDB_G0270170 has translation MAKTRKPPPPPPPPPPPAPAETASPQRKRKKKGRPSLLDLQRRSLRLQAQNPEASSSPPRRDPNPSDDEEDLGAGSGRRRQKRLKSVLSGAGEEEEAVEEKKDVAKATGKGVAASDGGPTGTPLPDKKLLLFILDRLQKKDTYGVYSEPVDPEELPDYHELIEQPMDFATIREKLLNDSYTTLEQFENDVFLLTSNAMSYNSDDTVYYRQARSIEALAKKDFENLRQASDSEEEQPKIAPRRGRPPKNAKRTVEKTERDVSPDLSNPKANKSADNTETRKRPAGDRTRNTNISMRDSPILHHSILGSCSGKRTDKTGVCSGPSKYGKKITYLDDDRRSTYDQQYSHHSPLFSALDCERKLLVPIGVQQQHAYARSLARFAAKLGPVGWDIAAKGIRRVLPEEKFGPGWVGDGEPLQNSQWARVPVFTDPSAESSIPTHSMTSRSDDLHRNSELSSNGDVTGEEHPTRNKPVASTSTGFDKNSALASKPPKYVNGVSMSCDGVANTGPTPPLQQHGHSQETSNINGITAVPHTIGQYTGQGLFGPGMQMTHAQVLGMFSGVNGRANGYLHGHPLAAESVKTAQNGVIGKITANPSQDAGHDQKGASPQNDNSSASPSLNNAGVQPSGSPPRGKVVNPKHPDLALQL, from the exons ATGGCGAAGACACGGAAGCccccgccccctcctcctcctcccccgcccccgGCGCCCGCGGAAACCGCGTCCCCGCAGCGGAAGCGCAAGAAGAAGGGCCGCCCGTCCCTCCTCGACCTCCAGCGCCGCAGCCTGCGCCTCCAGGCGCAAAACCCCGAGGCCTCGTCCTCCCCGCCCCGCCGCGACCCCAACCCctcggacgacgaggaggacttGGGGGCtgggagcgggcggcggcggcagaagcGGCTCAAGAGCGtcctctccggcgccggcgag gaggaggaagcggtggaggagaagaaggatgTAGCGAAAGCGACGGGGAAAG GGGTCGCTGCGTCGGATGGCGGGCCcacggggacgcccctcccgGACAAAAAGTTGCTTCTCTTCATCCTCGACAGGCTCCAGAA GAAGGATACTTATGGAGTTTACTCGGAACCCGTTGACCCAGAGGAG CTTCCGGATTACCATGAGCTTATCGAACAACCTATGGACTTCGCAACCATCCGTGAAAAGCTGTTGAATGACTCGTATACCACCCTGGAGCAGTTCGAG AATGATGTATTTCTACTTACGTCAAATGCCATGTCCTACAATTCAGATGACACGGTATACTATCGCCAG GCACGGTCTATTGAAGCTCTTGCCAAAAAGGATTTTGAGAATTTAAGACAAGCTAGTGATAGTGAAGAAGAACAACCCAAGATAGCACCTAGAAGAGGCAGGCCACCAAAAAATGCAAAGAGAACTGTTGAGAAGACTGAGAGGGATGTTTCACCAGATTTATCCAATCCAAAAGCAAACAAATCTGCAGATAACACTGAAACAAGGAAAAGACCGGCTGGAGACAGAACTCGGAATACAAATATCTCCATGAGAGATTCACCCATTCTTCACCACAGCATACTCGGTTCTTGTAGTGGTAAAAGAACAGATAAAACTGGTGTTTGCTCAG GGCCTTCGAAGTATGGAAAGAAGATTACCTATTTAGACGATGATCGTCGGAGTACATATGATCAGCAATACTCACATCACAGTCCTCTGTTTTCTGCCCTTGATTGTGAGAGGAAACTACTAGTTCCA ATAGGGGTTCAACAGCAACATGCATATGCTAGGAGCTTGGCACGATTCGCTGCAAAACTTGGTCCGGTTGGCTGGGATATAGCAGCAAAGGGTATCAGACGGGTATTGCCTGAGGAAAAGTTTGGCCCAGGATGGGTTGGAGATGGTGAGCCACTTCAAAACTCCCAGTGGGCTCGTGTTCCCGTATTTACTGATCCGTCCGCTGAGTCCAGTATTCCAACACACAGTATGACATCCAGAAGCGATGATCTCCATCGAAATTCTGAGCTGTCTTCGAATGGGGATGTCACTGGTGAAGAACATCCAACTAGAAACAAGCCAGTGGCATCCACATCCACAGGCTTTGACAAGAACTCTGCATTGGCCAGCAAACCACCCAAATATGTAAACGGAGTTAGCATGTCATGCGATGGTGTGGCTAATACTGGACCGACACCTCCATTGCAGCAGCACGGCCATAGTCAAGAAACCTCCAACATCAATGGAATCACTGCTGTGCCACACACCATTGGCCAGTACACTGGACAAGGGTTATTCGGGCCAGGCATGCAGATGACGCATGCTCAAGTGCTTGGGATGTTTTCTGGAGTCAATGGCAGGGCCAACGGCTATCTCCATGGGCACCCACTGGCCGCTGAGAGTGTTAAAACAGCACAGAATGGAGTTATTGGAAAGATAACCGCCAACCCCTCTCAAGATGCAGGTCATGATCAGAAGGGTGCATCTCCACAAAACGATAATAGTTCCGCATCTCCAAGCTTAAATAATGCTGGCGTCCAGCCATCAGGTTCCCCTCCTAGGGGGAAGGTAGTGAATCCGAAACATCCGGACTTGGCTTTACAGCTGTGA